The window CAATTTACGATGAGTTTAAGCGATTTGAAGGGCTCAAAGTATTAATTTGTGGTGATATATTACATTCTAGGGTCGCAAGAAGTAATGTTAGTGCGTTAACTGCATTAGGTGCAGAGGTCATCTGTGCGGCAAAAGATAAATGGATAGATTCTTCACTAGATGTACCATATGAACCTATTGATGATGTCATAGAAGAAGTTGATGTCATCATGTTATTACGCGTTCAACTAGAACGACACGACGAATCTAATAGTGTTGATATCCAAGGGGATCAATCATACTTAGAATCATTTGGATTAACGACAGAACGTTATAAAAAGATGAAAAAGAATGCAATCATCATGCATCCAGCTCCATTTAATCGAGGGGTTGAAATAGCAAGTGAAGTCGTCGAAATGGAACAATCTAGAATATTTACACAAATGGAAAATGGCGTATATATGCGTATGGCGATGATAGATGAAGTATTAAAACAAAAGGAGAGGGAATCAAAATGAATATTTTAATTAAAAATGCAATGTTGAACACAGCACAATACAATGGACAATATGACGTCTTAATTTCAGAAGGGCTGATTCAACGTATCGGTTCGTCTATTGATTATAACGACCAAGATACGAAAGTAATAGACGCAAATGGTAAATTATTATCAGCCGGTTTAATCGATGTACATGTTCACTTAAGAGAGCCAGGTGGAGAACATAAAGAAACAATTGAGACTGGTACGAAAGCAGCTGCTCGTGGAGGATTCACGACAATTTGTCCAATGCCAAATACACGTCCTGTTCCAGATCAAGTTGAAACAATGGAGAAATTAGAACAAACAATCGAATCAGATGCAGTTGTGAAAGTATTATCATATGCATCGATTACAAAACGTCAACTTGGTAATGAACATGTCGATTTCGATGCATTAAGCAAATGTTCAACGTTTGCTTTTACTGATGATGGTGTCGGTGTTCAAAGTGCACATATGATGTATGAAGCAATGCAACGTGCGGCGAAAGTGAATAAACCAATCGTAGCGCATTGTGAAGAGAACACATTAATTTATAACGGTGCGGTTCATGCAGGGGACGTGAGTGAACGTTTAAATATACCTGGTATTCCTTCAATCTGTGAAGCAACACAAATTGCACGTGATGTACTTTTAAGTGAAGCATCAGGCTGTCATTATCATGTTTGTCACGTATCGACAAAAGAGTCTGTTAGGGTTATACGTGATGCAAAAAAAGCTGGTATTCATGTCACTGCTGAAGTGACACCACACCATTTACTTTTATGTGAAGATGATATTAAAGAACACGATACAAATTATAAAATGAATCCTCCACTTCGTAGCAAAGAAGATCGCGATGCATTAATTGAAGGATTATTAGATGGTACGATTGATATGATTGCCACAGATCATGCACCTCATGCTGAAGATGAAAAGAATACAACAATGGAGAAGGCACCATTCGGAATTGTCGGCAGTGAAATTGCATTCAGTTTGTTATACACACATTTTGTGAAAAACGGAGAGTGGTCACTTGAACAGTTGTTAAGTTACTTAACGACTCAACCGAAAGCGGTATTTGGATTAGATGTCGGTGAGATTCGTGAGGGAGCGATTGCTGATTTAGCATTATTTGATTTAGACAATGAGTACACAATAGATGCAAATGATTTCGCATCTAAGTCACATAATACACCGTTTTTAGGCGCAAAAGTTTACGGAGAAACTGCAATGACGATTGTTGATGGTGAAATTATTTATGAAAGAGGTGTCACACAATGGACTTAAAGAAAAGATATTTAGTTTTAGAGGATGGCAAAGTATATTCAGGATATGCATTTGGAAGTGATCAAAACGTATTTGGTGAAGTTGTATTTAATACAGCGATGACGGGTTATCAAGAAACGATTTCTGATCCGTCTTATACTGGACAAATTGTAACATTTACTTATCCGTTAATTGGTAATTATGGTATGAATCGTGATGATTATGAGACAATCCATCCTTCTTTGAAAGGTGTTGTCGTTCGTGAAGTGTGTGAATTGCCAAGTAACTTTCGTAATGAAGAAACATTAGATCAAGCGTTAAAACGGTTTAAAGTACCAGGTATATATGGAGTAGATACGAGAAGCTTAACAAAGCGTATTCGAAATTCAGGTGTGATGAAAGGAGCACTTGTAGATTCAATTGAGGATATTGATCATATCATTGAACGGATTAATATGACTGAATATCCAACAAATGAAGTTGAACAAGTATCAACGAAATCACCATATGTATCAACAGGGAAAGGATACCGTGTCGTGCTCGTTGATTTTGGTAAAAAGCAAAATATCGTGCGGGAGTTAAATCGAAGAGATTGCGATGTAACGGTTGTACCGCATAACATCACAGCAGAAGAGATTATCCAAATGAATCCTGACGGTATTATGCTCTCGAATGGTCCTGGAGATCCAACAGATGTACCGGAAGCGATTGAAATGTTAAAAGTGATTCAAGAAAAGTTTCCAGTATTCGGCATTTGCCTTGGTCATCAGCTTTTTGCATTAGCGAATGGCGCAACAACGTTCAAAATGAAATTCGGTCATCGTGGTGCTAACCATCCCGTTTTAAATATTGAAACGAATAAAGTTGAATTAACAAGTCAAAACCATGGATATAGTGTCAGCCGTGATAGTCTTGAAGAGACTGAATTAATCGAGACACATCGAGCGATTAACGATAATACAGTAGAAGGATTAAAGCATAAAGAACATCTGGCGTTTTCAGTTCAATATCATCCTGAAGCAGCCCCTGGACCACATGATCCGAATTATTTATTTGACCAATTTATTGAGAATATGAAGAGTTATGTTGAACGCAAAAAAGGAGGACGTCATCATGCCTAAACGTACGGATATTAAAAGAATTATGGTGATTGGATCTGGACCAATTATTATCGGACAAGCAGCTGAATTTGATTACGCAGGGACACAAGCATGCTTAGCGTTGAAAGAAGAAGGCTACGAAGTCATCCTAGTGAATTCAAATCCAGCAACGATTATGACAGATAAAGAGATTGCAGATAAAGTTTATATCGAACCGTTAACGTTAGACTTCATCAGTCGTATCATTCGAAAAGAAAAACCAGATGCACTGCTGCCAACACTTGGTGGTCAAATTGGTTTAAATATGGCCATTGAACTTGATCAAGCTGGTGTACTTGAAGAAAATAATGTTGAATTACTTGGAACTAAATTATCATCAATCAATCAAGCAGAAGATCGTGATTTATTCAGAAGTTTGATGAATGATATGGGAGAACCTGTCCCAGAAAGTGAAATTATTAATACGATTGATGAAGCGTATCAATTCGTTGAAAAAGTAGGATACCCATTTATTGTCCGTCCCGCTTTTACTATGGGGGGAACAGGTGGTGGAATTTGTTATAACGAACAAGACTTAAAAGAGATTGTACAAAACGGTTTGAAATATTCACCTGTCAGTCAATGTCTACTTGAAAAATCTATTGCAGGCTTTAAAGAAATTGAATACGAAGTGATGAGAGATAAAAACGATAATGCTATTGTTGTTTGTAATATGGAGAATATTGATCCAGTCGGTGTTCATACAGGTGATTCAATTGTCGTTGCACCATCACAAACGTTAACTGATTATGAATATCATATGTTACGTGATGTAAGCTTGCGTATCATTCGTGCATTAGGGATTGAAGGTGGATGTAACGTTCAGCTTGCATTAGACCCACATTCATTCAATTACTACATTATTGAAGTGAATCCACGTGTATCTAGATCAAGTGCATTAGCGAGTAAGGCAACAGGGTATCCAATCGCTAAAATTGCAGCGAAAATTGCCGTCGGTATGACGTTGGATGAAATGATGAACCCTGTGACGAAAACGAGTTATGCAGCATTTGAACCGACATTAGATTATGTCGTATCAAAGATACCAAGATTTCCATTCGATAAGTTTGATAAAGGTGAACGTAAACTAGGTACTCAAATGAAGGCAACTGGCGAAGTAATGGCCATTGGACGTACGTATGAAGAATCATTACTGAAAGCAATTCGTTCTTTAGAATATGGCGTCCATCATTTAGGATTACCGAATGGCGATGAGTTTGAACTAGAACACATTATGAAGCAAATTGGCATTGCGAGTGATGAAAGATTATTCTTTATTGGAGAAGCACTTCGCCGAGATATTACGGTTCAAGAAATTCATGACATTACTCAAATTGATATGTTCTTCTTAAATAAGTTCAAGCATATTATCGATATCGAACATATGCTAAAAGAAAATAAAGGATCACTGACACATTTAGAGTTTGCGAAAAAATATGGATTTAGTGATAAAGTAATTGCACACCGATTCGAAATGACAGAAGAAGAAGTGTTTGAATTACGTCAACAACACAATATTATGCCAGTATTTAAAATGGTCGATACGTGTGCTGCAGAATTCGAATCAGAAACGCCATATTTCTATGGAACATATGAAGAAGACAATGAATCGATTGTCAGCGATAAAGAGAAAATCATCGTATTAGGTTCTGGTCCAATTCGAATCGGACAAGGAGTCGAATTTGATTACGCGACAGTTCATGCGGTATGGGCGATTCAGCAGCAAGGATATGAAGCGATTATTATTAATAATAATCCAGAAACTGTATCAACTGACTTCTCAATCAGTGACAAATTATACTTCGAACCATTAACAGTAGAAGATGTCATGAATATCATTGATCTTGAGCAACCGAAAGGTGTAGTCGTTCAATTTGGCGGACAAACTGCAATCAATTTAGCGGAAGGTTTAAATGCGAGAGGGGTTGAAATACTTGGAACGAGTCTTGAAGAGATTGATCGTGCGGAAGACCGTAAATCATTTGAAGCACTCCTTCAATCTTTAGAGATTCCGCAACCACTTGGTAAGACGGCAACGAATGTCTCTGAAGCGATCGATAACGCAAATTATATTGGGTATCCTGTACTCGTTAGACCTTCATATGTTCTTGGTGGCCGAGCAATGGAAATCGTTCATACTGAAACTGAACTAAAACAATATATGGAAAATGCGGTGAAAGCTTCACCAGAGCATCCAGTATTGATTGACCGTTATTTAACAGGTAAAGAAATCGAAGTCGATGCAATTAGTGATGGAAAAACAGTTGTCATTCCAGGTATTATGGAGCATATAGAACGTGCAGGAGTTCATTCAGGGGATTCTATCGCAGTGTATCCGCCACAGAATTTAACAAATGATCACATTAAAACGCTTGAAGAATATACGATTAAGCTTGCTAAAGGGCTGAATACTAAAGGGTTAATTAACATTCAATATGTGATCTCGAATGATGAAGTATTTGTGCTCGAAGTGAATCCAAGAGCGAGCCGTACAGTGCCATTTTTAAGTAAAATTACAGATATTCCAATGGCAAACCTTGCGATGAGTTCAATTTTAGGTCAATCTTTACAGTCATTAGGATATGAGACAGGTGTTCAACCAATACAGGAAGGCGTATATATTAAAGCACCAGTATTCAGTTTCTCAAAACTTAAAAATGTAGATATTACATTAGGCCCTGAAATGAAATCAACAGGGGAAGTTATGGGACAAGACCAAACGATGCAAAAAGCGCTATACAAAGCTTTAGCAGCTACTGGTTTAATTGTGAAAGACCATGGAACTGTGTTGTTCACAGTGAGTGATGATGATAAAGAAGAAGCAACGGAATTGGCTGAGAGATTTTATAAGATTGGCTATAGAATATTAGCCACGGAAGGCACGGCGAAAACATTTAACGAACAAGGTATACCAGCAGAATCTGTAGATAAAATTAGTGACGATAAAACAGATTTACTTGATGCGATACAGCAAGGAAAAGTTCAACTCGTCATTAACACAATGACGAAAGGTAAAGAGATAGAACGTGATGGCTTTAGAATCCGTCGGGAATCAGTCGATAATGGTGTACCATGTCTTACATCACTTGATACTGCGAGTGCGATCATCGATGTTATCGAATCGATGACATTTGAAATGAATGCAATGAATGAATAAAGGAGAGTCAAATATGGGCGAACAATTTATCGTTAAATCTCAACGTTCAATTGCACGTAATATTTATGAACTCATCGTCACAGGTGATAAAACAGAAGCGATGAAAACACCTGGCCAATTTGTACATATTCAAATTGGTCAAGGGACTGAGCATATGTTGCGCCGTCCCATTTCGATTTGTCGAGTGGAAAACAATGAACTGACAATGTTATATCGTGCTGAAGGAAAAGGAACACAATTTTTATCAAACTTAAGAAGCGGTGACCGATTGGATATTTTAACACCACTCGGTCAAGGGTTTGATATTCATCAAACAGATAAAAAAGCACTTTTAGTTGGAGGTGGGATTGGTGTTCCACCAATGTATGAGTTGGCTCATCAATTAAAATCCATCGGCAAAGAAGTAGAAATTGTATTAGGATTTAATGATCAGCAAGATGTATTTTATGAAAATGAATTCAACGCATTAGGAAAGACTCATATTGCAACGGCCAATGGTTCATACGGTACGAAAGGGTTTGTTACAGATATCATTGAAACGCTTGATGATGATTTCGATACGTTTTATTCATGTGGTCCAATGCCGATGTTGAAAGCTTTAACTCATCAGTTATCTGATAAGAAAGGTTACATTTCTTTAGAAGAGCGAATGGGCTGTGGTATTGGTGCATGCTTTGCATGTGTTGTACCTGCAGATAATGACAAAGGGTACGTCAAAATTTGTTCAGACGGACCGGTATTCGAAAGTGGGGCGTTGAAGTTATGAGTCGACTAAATATCAATATACCAGGATTATCATTAAAGAATCCGATTATTCCAGCGAGTGGGTGCTTTGCATTTGGTCAAGAATATAGTCAATATTATAACTTATCAAAGCTTGGTGCTATCATGATCAAAGCGGCAACAGATCAATCACGATTCGGGAACCCAACACCACGTGTAGCAGAAACACCAAGTGGGATGCTGAATGCCATTGGATTACAAAATCCAGGTGTCGATCATATATTAGAACATGAGTTGCCATGGTTAGAACAATATGACGTTCCGATTATTGCAAACGTCGCTGGAACAATGGTAGAAGATTACGTTGAAGTCGCACAAAAGATTTCAAAAGCACCAAATGTCCACGCATTAGAATTAAATATTAGTTGCCCTAATGTGAAAGAAGGCGGCATTCAATTTGGAACAGACCCAACTGTTGCTAGTGAGTTAACAAAGGCAGTAAAAGCAGTATCGTCTGTACCAGTCTATGTAAAATTATCACCAAACGTTACAGATATTGTTGAAATGGCAACCGCAATTGCTGACCATGCTGATGGTTTAACAATGATTAATACACTCGTTGGAATGGAATTAGACCGTAAAACAGGTAAGCCGATCATTGCTAACATTACAGGAGGGCTAAGTGGTCCAGCAATAAAACCTGTTGCGTTAAGAATGGTCTATCAAGTTGCACAAGCGGTAAATATTCCTATTATTGCAATGGGAGGTATCCATCGGACACAAGACGTGATTGACTTTATCTCAGCAGGTGCAAGTGCCGTGGCAATCGGTACAGCCAACTTCCAAAATCCAATGATCTGTAGCGACATCATCGACGAATTACCTAATTATTTAGATGAACATGGAATAGATCATATATTGGACATTAAAGGACGGGCGTTCAAGAATAGATAATTTAACTCTATATGATGTGAACAAAAGATTTTATAAGATAAAAATAATGTAAGTATTATAAATAATATAAATAAAATTTAAGGGGAGTAATCATATGACGAAGCCAATTATTGCATTAGATTTCAATGACCAACAAACAGCTTTAAATTTCGTTAATCAATTTGATGAATCATTATTCGTTAAAGTTGGAATGGAACTTTACTATCGCTCTGGTCCTGAAATTATTTATGAACTTAAAAATTTAGGGCATCAAATTTTTCTTGATTTAAAATGTCATGATATCCCGAACACAGTAGGGAAAGCGTTGGAAGTCGTTGCAAGTCTTGAAGTGGATATGGTTAATGTCCACGCACTGGGTGGTCGTAATATGATGCTCCGAGCAAAAGAATCGATTGATCGAGTCAATAAAGATACGAAATTGATTGCTGTGACACAATTGACATCAACGAATGAGCAAATGATTCAATACGAACAAAATATTCCACTTACAATGAGAGAATCCGTTCTAAATTTAGCAACATTAGCACATGATTGTCATTTAGACGGTGTTGTATGCTCGGTGCAAGAAGCTGAATTATTAACAGAACAATTAGGAAGAGACTTTTTGAAAGTCACACCAGGCATCCGATTGAAAGAGGATAGCGTAGATGATCAAGTACGCATCGCAACACCAACTGTTGCTAGAGAATTAGGTAGTACTCATATCGTAGTAGGACGTTCAATTACACAGCATGATAACCCAATTGAACGATATAATTATTATAAATCAGTTTGGGAGGGATAATAAATGGCATCAATTGCACAACATTTATTAAATATTAAAGCCGTTGAATTAAATACAGTTAATAAATTTACGTGGGCAAGTGGAATTCAATCTCCGATCTATTGTGATAATCGATTAACGATTGCATATCCAGAAGTGAGAAGACAACTTGCAAAGGAAGTAAGTGAACTTGTTAAGACATTTGGAGAAGTTGAAATTGTAGCCGGAACATCGACAGCAGGCATTCCACACGCAGCATTTGTGAGTGAAGTGTTGGACTTGCCAATGTCATATGTAAGGGGTTCTAAGAAATCACACGGTAAAGGGAATCAAATTGAAGGAGCGAATGTAGAAGGAAAGAAAGTCATTGTCATTGAAGACTTGATCTCTACAGGAGGATCTTCGTTAGAAGCCGTAAACGGAGTGAAAGCACAAGGCGGAGAAGTCGTTGGTGTGGTCGCGATTTTTACTTATGGATTGGAGAAAGCGAAAGCACAATTTGAAGCAGCCGATGTGGAATATAAGACCGTGACGAATTTGGATGAGTTGTTAGAAGAAGCGGTAGCGATTGATTATATTGATTCAAATCAAGCAGAAGAGATAAAAGCATGGAGAGATGAATTATAATAGAGAAACCTTGTACGATTCGAACTGTTGAATTGTACAAGGTTTTTTATTTAGATATTTAAGACTACAGATTTGAAGTATAAAGATACATCTGATTACTAATTTTATTGTATAAATGGGTATTACTGATTTTAAATCTGTTTTTGAAAAAAAGTATTTAAACGTTCTAACAATAATGAATATAAAATAGTACAAGTGGATACTGTTAAGCTCATGTATAAGTCATTATTAATAAATTGCATAAAGTACAAACAAATTAAACCAAAGATGAATGTGATTGCTGGATAAATTATTAATGTAATCTTGAACAGAATTTTATTATATGTAGAAAGTAAAAACAATATGGTTACAAGAGTAATAATGATTGCATATTCATTTGGAATGGGTTGTTGAAAAAATAAAGATGGTATATAAATCGATATCAAAATAAAAAGTGTATGTAGAAAGATCATGTTTTATACTCCTTTTATTTTCTAAATATTTAAACTTATTGTAACATATATATTGAATCGAGATGAAAGGGGAGGTAACTTCTTTGAGAGATTTAAATTACTTGATTGTAAACTTTTTGTGGATGATATTTATTACTGTATTGGTATATCATTATATGTCAGCTCTTAATTATGGATTTCCGATATTTATAATCTTAATCATTCTAATTTTATTTTTAATATTGATTATTTATAACGTAAGAGTACTCGAAAGAAAAAAATAATTTTATATAATGTGTAGTTGTATGAATAAAAAAATAGTAAACAAAAATATCCTAAACTTTATATTAAAACCCGAGCATTCAATCTTATGTGAGTGCTCGGGTTTTTAAGATTTTCAATTATAAATGTAATGTTTTAAGAAGGACTAAGATAGTACTTTGGGTGTGACATTCAACGTCGTTTGATGATCATACGTAACAAATCCTGGTTTGGCACCGCTTGGCTTATGAACATGTTTTATATACGTGTAGTCGACTTCTACGTTGTCACTCATATGTGCGGATGAATATCCTGCGGCGTATTGCGCTGCTTGTTCAATTGCATCATCTGTTGGTTCACTGTCTAATATGACAACATGAGAACCTGGCATATCTTTAATATGGAACCAAAGATGATTATTTTGAGCTTTTTTTGTTGTAATATAGTCGTTTTGTTTATTGTTTTTACCAATTAAAATGGTTTCACCTGTTGAAGCGGTTGTCGTTATATAGTTTTCGTGAGATTTTTTGTTTTTTTGTTTATGTTGCTGTTTTGACTTCTTCTTTTTTAGAAAGCCTGCATTAATCATTTCTTCTCTTACGTCATCGATATCTTGAAGGTCAATTGTTTGCATCGATTGGTGAAGTGAGTCGATGTATTGTAAATCTTCTTTTGTTTGTTTTATTTGAGCGGTTACTTCTTTTTGTCGTCGCTTTAATTTTTGATATTTTGCGTAATATTTTTGAGCATTATCATTGATTGACTTCGTTGTATCGATTTCGATGGTGATTGGTTCATTGGTATAGTAATTAATGACTTCAACTTGATCAGAATGGTTGTTCAGTTGATGCATATACGTTGTGAGTAGCTCACCTTTTAATTGGTATTCATCCATATTGATGGCTTCATTGTATTCATTGTTTAATTTTTCAAGTTTAGATTTCAAGCGTGACTTTGTTTGTTCGATCGTTTTAAGTAAATCTTTGGCTTGTTGATCAATTTTCGCTTTGTTCGATCTATCTTTATAAAATGCATCACACAATTCACTGATTGTATCGTAAGTTTTAACGTCTTCAAACGGTGTGAAGTAAGTTGATGCTTCACTTTGAATATTAGGGTGTGTGATGTAAAAGAACTCTTTATTGTTTGAAGTCCATAGTGTTGGTTGGGGATCTTGACAAATTGACATAAATTGTTTGAATAATTGATTAAAATTATCTCCTGTTACAAAGCGTGATTGACTTAGCATCAGTTTTGCACTCATCGGAGATAGACCTTCGAATGATTGCATCACTTGTTTATCAAGTCGTCCTTGGTTGAAATCAATATATTTTACAGGTGTATCAACATCAAATGGATTGATCTTATTTTGTGTTGCTGGTGTGTCATAAGTAAAACCAGGCATGATTGTACGGGCTTTATTCGTATTTGGTGTTAAATGTTTGATGCTGTCGATTATTTTGTCTTCTTTAGTTGTTAAAATAATGTTACTATGTTTTCCCATCACTTCGACATATACATGATAAGTTGTTAAATCACCTAAATCGTTACGACTTTCAATGACGAATTGGATGAGGCGGTCATTTCCAATTTGATTGATTTCATGAATCATTCCACCTTCTATATGTTTTCTAAGCACTTTCGTAAACATTGGTGGATCAAATGGTATATCAAATGATGATGTGGTCATATGCAACCTTGCATACATTGGATGGGTTGAAATAAGTAATTTTTGCTTTTTTTGTTGACCTTTAACTGTGAAAATTAAATGCTCATGGTCAGCTTGTTGAATTTTTTGAATACGCTGTGGTAATTGACTGTGAAGTTCATGGATTAAAAACTGTGTAAATAGTCCATCAAATGCCATATAGATGCCCTCAGTTCTAAAGTGTAGTATGTATTATTTTATCACGTGTATAACTTTTGTAAAAGTTACGATAATGTCTATGATTTTCATAGGGGTTGTGGTAAATTAATAGTATTAATTAAAAGGTAGGGTTTATATATGATCAATCCACAGGGATTAATGATAGTATTAAGTGGTCCATCAGGTGTTGGTAAAGGTACAGTACGTAAAGCAATTTTTGATCACCCTGACACTGAATTTGAATACTCAATATCGATGACAACTCGTAATATGCGAGAAGGAGAAGTTGACGGTGTTGATTATTTCTTTAAATCAAAAAAAGAATTCGAACAATTGATTGCAGACGATAAGTTCATTGAATATGCACAATATGTAGATAATTATTATGGAACACCTGTCGATTATTGTATTGAAACAATTAATGACGGACGTGATATATTTTTAGAGATAGAAGTTGAAGGTGCTAAACAAGTTCGCGAGAAGTTTCCTAATGCCTTGTTTATTTTCTTGGCCCCACCAACACTTGGCCATTTAGAAGATAGATTAATTGGACGAGGGACTGAAAGTGATGATATAATTAAGAACCGAATAGAAACCGCGAAAAAAGAACTCGAAATGATGAGTTTGTATGATTATGTAGTGATTAATGACGAGGTTGATGCTGCACGACAAACAATCCAATCAATTGTAACTGCTGAACATCATAACCGTAAGCGCATTGAACAACAACTGAGAAAGCATTTATTGGAGGTCGATTAAGTATGTTATATCCAGCAATTCATGATTTAAAAAAACACGTAGATTCTAGTTATATGATAGTGACACAAGCGGCTCGTCGTGCACGTGAATTACAAGAGCACCCTGATTCAGCATTTAATGAATCATATCATTCATATAAGCCTGTAGGGAAAGCATTAGAAGAACTCTCTCAAAGGAAGTTAAACATTAGTAAATAATACAGTTGAAGC of the Abyssicoccus albus genome contains:
- the rpoZ gene encoding DNA-directed RNA polymerase subunit omega: MLYPAIHDLKKHVDSSYMIVTQAARRARELQEHPDSAFNESYHSYKPVGKALEELSQRKLNISK
- the gmk gene encoding guanylate kinase, giving the protein MINPQGLMIVLSGPSGVGKGTVRKAIFDHPDTEFEYSISMTTRNMREGEVDGVDYFFKSKKEFEQLIADDKFIEYAQYVDNYYGTPVDYCIETINDGRDIFLEIEVEGAKQVREKFPNALFIFLAPPTLGHLEDRLIGRGTESDDIIKNRIETAKKELEMMSLYDYVVINDEVDAARQTIQSIVTAEHHNRKRIEQQLRKHLLEVD
- the pyrE gene encoding orotate phosphoribosyltransferase, producing the protein MASIAQHLLNIKAVELNTVNKFTWASGIQSPIYCDNRLTIAYPEVRRQLAKEVSELVKTFGEVEIVAGTSTAGIPHAAFVSEVLDLPMSYVRGSKKSHGKGNQIEGANVEGKKVIVIEDLISTGGSSLEAVNGVKAQGGEVVGVVAIFTYGLEKAKAQFEAADVEYKTVTNLDELLEEAVAIDYIDSNQAEEIKAWRDEL
- a CDS encoding NFACT family protein, which gives rise to MAFDGLFTQFLIHELHSQLPQRIQKIQQADHEHLIFTVKGQQKKQKLLISTHPMYARLHMTTSSFDIPFDPPMFTKVLRKHIEGGMIHEINQIGNDRLIQFVIESRNDLGDLTTYHVYVEVMGKHSNIILTTKEDKIIDSIKHLTPNTNKARTIMPGFTYDTPATQNKINPFDVDTPVKYIDFNQGRLDKQVMQSFEGLSPMSAKLMLSQSRFVTGDNFNQLFKQFMSICQDPQPTLWTSNNKEFFYITHPNIQSEASTYFTPFEDVKTYDTISELCDAFYKDRSNKAKIDQQAKDLLKTIEQTKSRLKSKLEKLNNEYNEAINMDEYQLKGELLTTYMHQLNNHSDQVEVINYYTNEPITIEIDTTKSINDNAQKYYAKYQKLKRRQKEVTAQIKQTKEDLQYIDSLHQSMQTIDLQDIDDVREEMINAGFLKKKKSKQQHKQKNKKSHENYITTTASTGETILIGKNNKQNDYITTKKAQNNHLWFHIKDMPGSHVVILDSEPTDDAIEQAAQYAAGYSSAHMSDNVEVDYTYIKHVHKPSGAKPGFVTYDHQTTLNVTPKVLS